CGAGAACTTTACGCAAGGCTCCCTCCCGCCGGGGACCCCATTTTGTCGGCAGTATAGCAGGCCGGTCGGATAAGTGTCAACGAATCCAACATTTTGGGAGCAAAAAGCGGACCAGGGAACCGGCGGGACCTTCAGGGGCCGTGCGCTCAAAGCAAACCCGGCCTTTCCAACGCCGACGTCCACCTACCGGAGCATAGAAAAGGTAGGATATAGGAGCGTAATGGCCTCGACCAAACACTCACACGGCTTGGAGCCGAATTTCATCCCACCACGACCAGTATTGCAGAAAAACGACCGATTGGGCAACCCCTTATTGGTCGAATCTGAATCCCCACGGGCGCGATTCCAGCAATGGTGTGAGCCGCCGGAAATATGCTGCCGCCGGTAGTCCTCCAACGGCGGAGCGGCACGACAGTGACGATGACACCATGTCGTAGGACGCAGAGCTACCCCAGCCGCGCCTTCAGCAGGCCCGGCAACTGGCTGGGCAGATCGGCCACGGGAACCCCCACCGAGGTCAGCGCCTCGATCTTGCTCTCCGCCGTCCCCTTGCCCCCGGCGATGATGGCCCCGGCGTGGCCCATGCGCTTGCCCTTGGGTGCGGTGCGTCCGGCGATGAAGCTCACCACCGGCTTCGTCACGTTTTTTTGAATGAACTCCGCCGCCTCCTCCTCGTCGGTGCCGCCTATCTCGCCGATCATCACCACCCCGGCGGTCTCGGGGTCGGCCTCGAAGGCCGCCAGGGCGTCTATGAAGCTGGTCCCGATGATCGGGTCTCCGCCGATGCCCATGCAGGTGGACTGCCCCAGCCCGGCCGCGGTCAAAGACCACACCACCTCGTAGGTCAGCGTGCCCGAGCGGCTCACCAGCCCCACGCCCCCCGGCCGGTGGATGTGCCCCGGCATGATGCCAACCTTGGCCTTGCCCGGCGAGATGATGCCCGGGCAGTTGGGGCCGATGAAGCGGATCCCCCTCGCCCGGTAGTAGTGGTAGGCGCGCAGGACGTCCAGGGTGGGGAGGCCCTCGGAGATGCAGACGGCGAGCCTTATCCCCGCGTCGGCGGCCTCGAAGAGCGCGTCGGCGGCGAAGCGCGCCGGGACGTAGATAACGCTCGCGTCCGCCCCGGTTTTTTCCACCGCCTCGGCCACCGTGTCGAAGACCGGGATGCCGTGGACCTGTTGGCCCCCCTTGCCCGGCGTGACTCCGGCGACCACTTTAGTCCCGTACTCGGCCATCTGGCCGGCGTGGAAGGAGCCGTCGCGACCGGTGATGCCCTGGACGACCACTCTGGTGTTCTCGTCAACGAATACGCTCATCGTCCCTCCCTCGCGGCTGCGACGACCTTTTGGACCGCCTCGTCCAGGTTCACCCCGGCCTCGATGCCCGCCTCGGCCAGCATCGCCCGCCCCCGGTCCTCGTTGGTCCCAGTGAGGCGGACGACCAGCGGAATCTCCAGCGGACGCTGTTTGAGGGCCGCCAGGAGCCCCGCGGCGATGTCGTCGCAGCGCGTGATGCCCCCGAATATGTTCAACAGAATCGCCTTAACGTCCGGGTCGCCGGTGACTATCTCCATGGCGACGAGGACCTTGGCGGGGTCGGAGGAGCCGCCCACGTCGAGGAAGTTGGCCGGCTCGGAGCCGAAGTGCTTGATGAGGTCCATGGTGGTCATGGCCAGCCCGGCGCCGTTGACGATGCACCCCACGTCTCCGGAGAGCTTGACGTAGGAGAGCCCCGCCCCTTTGGCCTTGAGCTCCAGGGGGTCCTCGGCGCTCTTGTCGCGCATGGCCTCCACCTCCCCCTGGCGGAAGAGGGCGTTGTCGTCGAAGTTGATCTTGGCGTCAATGGCCACCGCCCGGCCGTCCCGCGTGATGACGCACGGGTTTATCTCGGCCAGGGAGGCGTCGGTGGCGATGAAGAGCCGGTAGAGTTTTTGCAGGAAGTCGGCGAGCTGCCTCTGGACGCCCGCGTCCCCGGTGAGGAAGCCGGCCAGCCGCCGCCCGTGGTGCGGCCAGAACCCCACCGCCGGGTCCACGGGGAGCTTCAAGATTTTCTCCGGCGTCTTGGCCGCCACCTCCTCGATGTCCACCCCGCCCGCCGCCGAGACCATGAACACCGGGAACTTCGACGCTCGGTCCAGGATGATGCCGAGGTA
This window of the bacterium genome carries:
- the sucD gene encoding succinate--CoA ligase subunit alpha; the protein is MSVFVDENTRVVVQGITGRDGSFHAGQMAEYGTKVVAGVTPGKGGQQVHGIPVFDTVAEAVEKTGADASVIYVPARFAADALFEAADAGIRLAVCISEGLPTLDVLRAYHYYRARGIRFIGPNCPGIISPGKAKVGIMPGHIHRPGGVGLVSRSGTLTYEVVWSLTAAGLGQSTCMGIGGDPIIGTSFIDALAAFEADPETAGVVMIGEIGGTDEEEAAEFIQKNVTKPVVSFIAGRTAPKGKRMGHAGAIIAGGKGTAESKIEALTSVGVPVADLPSQLPGLLKARLG
- the sucC gene encoding ADP-forming succinate--CoA ligase subunit beta; the encoded protein is MKIHEYQAKELFRKFGIPTSRGVVVTDPAKAPQAAAEVGYPCVVKAQVHVGGRGKAGGVKLAKNERELAEHARAILGMDIKGLVVERVLIDEAVDIADELYLGIILDRASKFPVFMVSAAGGVDIEEVAAKTPEKILKLPVDPAVGFWPHHGRRLAGFLTGDAGVQRQLADFLQKLYRLFIATDASLAEINPCVITRDGRAVAIDAKINFDDNALFRQGEVEAMRDKSAEDPLELKAKGAGLSYVKLSGDVGCIVNGAGLAMTTMDLIKHFGSEPANFLDVGGSSDPAKVLVAMEIVTGDPDVKAILLNIFGGITRCDDIAAGLLAALKQRPLEIPLVVRLTGTNEDRGRAMLAEAGIEAGVNLDEAVQKVVAAAREGR